The proteins below come from a single Burkholderia sp. FERM BP-3421 genomic window:
- the otsB gene encoding trehalose-phosphatase yields the protein MQSVPASFSLSDTAFFFDFDGTLVELAPTPDSIHVPPTLPALLDSLRQRAHGALAIVSGRAIDSIDAFVRLPDLPVAGLHGAERRDANGDVQRIGFNDARLLRIERELAAFVERHAGMLLEIKGAAVALHFRNAPEHEVAAQRAAERLVAEYADAYVLQPGKMVCEIKPKGVDKGRAVTAFLAEPPFAGRTPVFAGDDLTDEKGFAAVNAAGGLSIKVGAGETTARCRVESVDAFHALLAQWLSTGSVRA from the coding sequence ATGCAATCCGTCCCGGCTTCCTTCTCCCTGAGCGACACCGCTTTCTTCTTCGATTTCGACGGCACGCTCGTCGAATTGGCGCCCACGCCCGACAGCATTCACGTCCCGCCCACGCTGCCCGCGCTGCTCGACAGCCTGCGGCAGCGCGCGCACGGCGCGCTCGCGATCGTCTCGGGGCGCGCGATCGACAGCATCGACGCGTTCGTGCGGCTGCCCGACCTGCCGGTCGCGGGCCTGCACGGCGCGGAACGGCGCGATGCGAACGGCGACGTGCAGCGGATCGGTTTCAACGACGCCCGCCTGTTGCGCATCGAGCGCGAACTGGCCGCGTTCGTCGAGCGCCATGCGGGCATGCTGCTGGAGATCAAGGGCGCGGCGGTCGCGCTGCATTTCCGCAATGCGCCCGAGCACGAAGTGGCGGCGCAGCGCGCGGCCGAGCGGCTGGTCGCCGAGTATGCGGACGCGTATGTGCTGCAACCGGGCAAGATGGTGTGCGAGATCAAGCCGAAGGGCGTCGACAAGGGCCGCGCGGTGACGGCGTTCCTCGCCGAGCCGCCGTTCGCGGGCCGCACGCCGGTGTTCGCCGGCGACGACCTGACCGACGAGAAGGGCTTCGCCGCCGTCAATGCGGCGGGCGGGCTGTCGATCAAGGTGGGCGCGGGCGAGACCACGGCGCGCTGCCGCGTCGAGTCGGTCGACGCGTTTCATGCGTTGCTCGCGCAGTGGCTGTCGACCGGCAGCGTGCGCGCATGA
- a CDS encoding SCO family protein — translation MPFQPTARRLSARTRVVRTVRLALAGLLAAATLAACSSREAPWTLANVTGHLPDLTFTLTGENGQPIDAAAFRGQVALVYFGYTHCPDVCPETMARLMQVLALLGPDARDVRILFVSVDPARDTPAAMRDYVAAFDAAHAYGLTGTERQIESLAKRYRVAYQMEKRDPSGGYEVTHSSAVYVFDAQGRARLLATDQDSPAAIATDLRRIIVNRS, via the coding sequence ATGCCGTTTCAGCCAACCGCGCGGCGCCTGTCCGCCCGCACCCGCGTCGTCCGCACCGTTCGCCTCGCCCTCGCCGGCCTCCTGGCCGCCGCGACGCTGGCCGCCTGCTCGTCCCGCGAAGCGCCGTGGACGCTCGCGAACGTGACGGGCCACCTGCCCGACCTCACCTTCACGCTGACGGGCGAGAACGGTCAGCCGATCGACGCCGCCGCGTTCCGCGGCCAGGTCGCGCTCGTCTACTTCGGCTACACGCACTGCCCGGACGTCTGCCCCGAAACCATGGCGCGCCTGATGCAGGTGCTCGCGCTGCTGGGCCCCGATGCGCGCGACGTGCGGATCCTGTTCGTCTCGGTCGATCCCGCGCGCGATACCCCCGCGGCGATGCGCGACTACGTGGCCGCGTTCGACGCCGCGCATGCGTACGGCCTGACCGGCACCGAGCGCCAGATCGAATCGCTCGCGAAGCGCTATCGCGTCGCCTACCAGATGGAAAAGCGCGATCCGAGCGGCGGCTACGAGGTCACGCACAGTTCCGCCGTCTACGTGTTCGACGCGCAGGGCCGCGCGCGCCTGCTCGCGACCGACCAGGATTCCCCCGCCGCGATCGCCACCGATCTGCGCCGGATCATCGTCAACCGTTCCTGA
- a CDS encoding cytochrome c oxidase assembly protein has protein sequence MELLYWLEPWEPSPTVVIAVLVAAVLFIRGARKAKVSPLRRFSFWLGLTALYVALHTRLDYFFEHEFFMHRAQHLVLHHLGPFFIALSYPGAALRAGIPAAWRRRFVGPTLAFKPVRIALDVVFNPVVAVVLFVGLIYFWLLSPIHFIAMLDWRLYRVMNWSMVIDGLLFWWLVLDPRPAPPARLAPGRRILVIVAAIPPQIVLGALIFFTPHELYPVYSICGRAFTWLSPLRDQQIGGLLLWIPGSMMSVIGALIALRHWMRLSARGRLRNERDARPQRGAVPAAPH, from the coding sequence ATGGAACTCCTGTACTGGCTCGAACCGTGGGAGCCGTCGCCGACCGTGGTAATCGCGGTCCTCGTCGCGGCCGTGCTGTTCATCCGCGGCGCGCGCAAGGCGAAAGTCTCGCCGCTGCGGCGCTTCTCGTTCTGGCTCGGGCTCACGGCGCTGTACGTCGCACTGCACACGCGGCTCGACTACTTCTTCGAACACGAGTTCTTCATGCACCGCGCGCAGCACCTCGTGCTGCACCACCTGGGGCCATTCTTCATCGCGCTGTCGTATCCGGGCGCCGCGCTGCGCGCGGGGATCCCGGCCGCGTGGCGACGCCGCTTCGTCGGCCCCACGCTCGCATTCAAGCCGGTGCGGATCGCGCTTGACGTCGTGTTCAATCCGGTCGTCGCGGTGGTGCTGTTCGTCGGGCTGATCTATTTCTGGCTGCTCTCGCCGATCCACTTCATCGCGATGCTCGACTGGCGGCTCTATCGCGTGATGAACTGGAGCATGGTGATCGACGGGCTGCTGTTCTGGTGGCTCGTCCTCGATCCACGGCCCGCCCCGCCGGCGCGGCTTGCGCCGGGACGGCGGATCCTGGTCATCGTCGCGGCGATCCCGCCGCAGATCGTGCTCGGCGCGCTGATCTTCTTCACGCCGCACGAGCTGTATCCCGTGTATTCGATCTGCGGCCGCGCGTTCACCTGGCTGAGCCCGCTGCGCGACCAGCAGATCGGCGGCCTGCTGCTGTGGATCCCCGGCTCGATGATGAGCGTGATCGGCGCGCTGATCGCGCTGCGCCACTGGATGCGCCTGTCGGCGCGCGGCCGCCTGCGCAACGAGCGCGACGCGCGCCCGCAGCGCGGCGCCGTGCCGGCCGCGCCGCATTGA
- a CDS encoding DUF2214 family protein, with the protein MMIRWLLAAVHLSAFGFALVGIAGRNRALRRVAADPQPGELGAVFRSDAMWGLAALVLIATGLVRAFGGFEKGAVYYLHEPLFHLKMGAVVLILLLELMPMIGLIRWRIALRKHAAPALGAARGYARIGHLQAVLMIVIVFAASGMARGIGLPG; encoded by the coding sequence ATGATGATCCGATGGTTGCTGGCGGCCGTGCATCTGAGCGCGTTCGGCTTCGCGCTGGTCGGCATCGCGGGACGCAATCGCGCGCTGAGGCGTGTGGCGGCGGATCCGCAGCCCGGTGAGCTGGGCGCGGTGTTCCGCAGCGACGCGATGTGGGGCCTGGCGGCCCTGGTGCTGATCGCGACGGGCCTTGTACGCGCGTTCGGCGGCTTCGAGAAGGGCGCCGTCTACTATTTGCACGAACCGCTGTTCCATCTGAAGATGGGCGCGGTCGTGCTGATCCTGCTGCTCGAACTGATGCCGATGATCGGCCTGATCCGCTGGCGCATCGCGCTGCGCAAGCATGCCGCGCCGGCGCTGGGCGCGGCGCGCGGCTACGCGCGGATCGGCCATTTGCAGGCGGTGTTGATGATCGTCATCGTGTTCGCCGCCTCCGGCATGGCGCGCGGCATCGGGCTGCCGGGGTAG
- a CDS encoding copper chaperone PCu(A)C — translation MSTKLKTLAALATLSLSLHAYAGGTDAISAQNAWVRWLPNKLPAAGYVTLVNTSDKPIDLVDVDSPEYGMTMLHQTVSNGSTQQMVMVDKLTIPARGKVDIAPGGYHFMLEEPKHAIKPGDTVHLRLTFSDGEKLETPFAVKSPAQTTK, via the coding sequence ATGTCGACCAAACTGAAGACCCTCGCCGCGCTCGCCACCCTGTCGTTGAGCCTGCACGCCTACGCGGGCGGCACCGACGCGATCAGCGCGCAGAACGCCTGGGTGCGCTGGCTGCCGAACAAGCTGCCCGCCGCCGGCTACGTGACCCTCGTCAACACCAGCGACAAGCCGATCGATCTCGTCGACGTCGACAGCCCCGAATACGGGATGACGATGCTGCACCAGACCGTCTCGAACGGCTCGACCCAACAGATGGTGATGGTCGACAAGCTGACGATCCCCGCGCGCGGCAAGGTCGACATCGCGCCGGGCGGCTACCACTTCATGCTCGAAGAACCGAAGCACGCGATCAAGCCGGGCGACACCGTGCACCTGCGCCTCACGTTCTCCGACGGCGAGAAGCTCGAGACGCCGTTCGCCGTGAAGTCGCCCGCGCAGACCACCAAGTAA
- a CDS encoding GNAT family N-acetyltransferase — MNASAVSSSHVSALSFEWRWRPFAALSPVEVYQILSARSDVFVVEQNCVYRDIDHADFDAWHLGAHDEAGQLAGYLRVLLPDATEPDIRIGRVLTTQAFRGMGLGNRLLAEALERIRAQWPGTPISLHAQAHLQKYYGAFGFAPSSEVHDEDGIPHVWMRSA, encoded by the coding sequence ATGAATGCCTCTGCCGTTTCGTCATCCCATGTGTCCGCCCTCTCGTTCGAATGGCGTTGGAGGCCGTTCGCGGCGCTGTCGCCCGTCGAGGTCTACCAGATCCTGTCGGCCCGCAGCGACGTGTTCGTGGTCGAGCAGAACTGCGTGTACCGCGACATCGATCATGCGGACTTCGACGCCTGGCATCTTGGCGCGCACGATGAAGCAGGGCAGCTGGCGGGCTACTTGAGGGTCTTGCTGCCGGACGCGACGGAGCCCGACATCCGGATCGGCCGGGTGCTGACGACGCAGGCGTTTCGCGGCATGGGCCTCGGCAACCGGCTGCTCGCCGAGGCGCTCGAACGGATTCGCGCGCAGTGGCCCGGCACGCCGATCAGCCTGCATGCGCAGGCGCATCTGCAGAAGTACTACGGCGCGTTCGGATTCGCGCCCAGTTCCGAGGTGCACGACGAGGACGGCATCCCGCACGTGTGGATGCGGTCGGCCTGA
- a CDS encoding glycosyltransferase family 4 protein has protein sequence MRIAQIAPLHEAVPPKLYGGTERVVSYLTEALVEAGHDVTLFASGDSQTSAKLEAVWPQALRLDPTIRDVMAPHMLLLEQVRRRADEFDVLHFHIDYYPFPLFSRQPVPHLTTLHGRLDLPELQPIFNTFSDVPVVSISDNQRMPLQQANWLSTVYHGLPENLLKPLPDVKPSYLAFLGRISPEKRVDTAIRIAAQAGMPIKIAAKLDKADRAYYEEQIKPLFALPHVEYIGEISESEKAEFLGNAHALLFPIDWPEPFGLVMIEAMACGTPVIAFKRGSVPEVIDNGVSGFVVEDELSAVAAVKRLHTLPREQVRAAFEARFSSKVMAQNYVKGYEELLRRKRRTVLREVNAG, from the coding sequence ATGCGAATCGCTCAAATCGCTCCATTGCACGAAGCGGTTCCCCCGAAGTTGTACGGTGGCACCGAACGCGTGGTGTCCTACCTGACCGAAGCGCTGGTCGAGGCGGGCCATGACGTCACGTTGTTCGCGAGCGGCGATTCGCAAACGTCGGCGAAGCTCGAGGCCGTGTGGCCGCAGGCGCTGCGCCTCGACCCGACGATCCGCGACGTGATGGCGCCGCACATGCTGCTGCTCGAGCAGGTGCGTCGTCGCGCGGACGAGTTCGACGTGCTGCACTTCCACATCGACTACTACCCGTTCCCGCTGTTCTCGCGCCAGCCGGTGCCGCACCTGACGACGCTGCACGGCCGCCTCGACCTGCCGGAACTGCAGCCGATCTTCAACACCTTCAGCGACGTGCCGGTCGTGTCGATCTCCGACAACCAGCGCATGCCGCTGCAACAGGCGAACTGGCTGTCGACCGTCTATCACGGCCTGCCGGAAAACCTGCTGAAGCCGCTGCCGGACGTGAAACCGAGCTACCTCGCGTTCCTCGGCCGGATTTCGCCGGAGAAGCGCGTCGACACGGCGATCCGCATCGCCGCGCAGGCCGGCATGCCGATCAAGATCGCGGCCAAGCTCGACAAGGCCGATCGCGCCTACTACGAAGAGCAGATCAAGCCGCTGTTCGCGCTGCCGCACGTCGAATACATCGGCGAGATCAGCGAATCCGAGAAGGCCGAGTTCCTCGGCAACGCGCACGCGCTGCTGTTCCCGATCGACTGGCCGGAGCCGTTCGGCCTGGTGATGATCGAGGCGATGGCATGCGGCACGCCGGTGATCGCGTTCAAGCGCGGCTCGGTGCCTGAAGTGATCGACAACGGCGTCTCGGGCTTCGTCGTCGAGGACGAGCTGTCGGCCGTGGCGGCCGTCAAGCGTCTGCATACGCTGCCGCGCGAGCAAGTGCGCGCAGCCTTCGAAGCGCGCTTCTCGTCGAAGGTGATGGCGCAGAACTACGTCAAGGGTTACGAAGAACTGCTGCGCCGGAAGCGCCGCACGGTCCTGCGCGAAGTCAACGCCGGCTAA
- a CDS encoding methyl-accepting chemotaxis protein — MKLRHLSVRARLTTAFAALITILAVLALAAAGALTAANRRFADYVDGVAARAALAQEIRNAVDERAIAARNLVLVTRPDDLALEKAAVTRAHAEVQRDLQRLNAKLVQATDLDDEARARAAAIARVEADYGPVALAIVELALAGQREAAIAKMNDQCRPLLAALVKATNDYSDYTRRRGEQVVSAAAEALRIQRLVLLAGCALGFGAALLAGWLITRSLLRELGAEPAALSAATRRVADGDLRPIAGADAAAEGSVLASMGAMQLSLVGLIGQVRDAADHIRNGSEEIAAGNLDLSSRTEEQAASLQQTAASMEELTSTVRQNAEHAQQASALATQASDVARNGHEAVDQVLAAMGDISDGASRIAEITGLIEGIAFQTNILALNAAVEAARAGDEGRGFAVVAGEVRSLAQRSSSAAKEIKELIANSVERIRNGATIAGDAGRTMNDVTEAVARVTTIMAEIATASEQQRRGIEQVSVALTQMDAVTQQNAALVEQATAASQSLESQGRQLGHAVASFSLVETAG, encoded by the coding sequence ATGAAACTTCGACACCTGTCCGTCCGCGCCCGTCTCACCACGGCCTTCGCGGCCCTGATCACGATTCTCGCGGTGCTCGCGCTGGCCGCGGCCGGCGCGCTCACCGCGGCCAACCGCCGCTTTGCCGACTACGTCGACGGCGTTGCCGCGCGCGCGGCGCTCGCGCAGGAAATCCGCAACGCGGTGGACGAGCGCGCGATCGCGGCGCGCAACCTGGTGCTCGTGACGCGGCCGGACGACCTCGCGCTGGAGAAGGCCGCCGTCACGCGCGCGCACGCCGAGGTGCAGCGCGACCTGCAACGCTTGAACGCGAAGCTCGTGCAGGCGACGGATCTCGACGACGAAGCGCGCGCCCGCGCGGCGGCGATCGCGCGCGTCGAGGCCGACTACGGCCCGGTCGCCCTCGCGATCGTCGAGCTGGCGCTGGCGGGACAGCGCGAGGCCGCGATCGCCAAGATGAACGACCAATGCCGGCCGCTGCTCGCCGCGCTCGTGAAGGCCACCAACGACTACTCCGACTACACGCGGCGGCGCGGCGAACAGGTGGTGAGCGCGGCGGCCGAGGCGCTGCGGATCCAGCGCCTCGTGCTGCTCGCGGGTTGCGCGCTCGGGTTCGGCGCGGCGCTGCTGGCCGGCTGGTTGATCACGCGCAGCCTGCTGCGCGAACTCGGCGCGGAACCGGCCGCGCTGAGCGCGGCGACCCGCCGCGTGGCCGACGGCGACCTGCGGCCGATCGCGGGCGCCGACGCAGCGGCCGAGGGCAGCGTGCTGGCGTCGATGGGCGCGATGCAGCTGAGCCTCGTCGGCCTGATCGGCCAGGTGCGCGACGCGGCGGACCACATCCGCAACGGCTCGGAGGAAATTGCGGCGGGCAACCTCGACCTGTCGTCGCGCACCGAGGAACAGGCGGCCTCGCTGCAACAGACCGCGGCGAGCATGGAGGAGCTGACCTCGACGGTCAGGCAGAACGCCGAGCACGCGCAACAGGCGAGCGCACTCGCCACGCAGGCGTCCGACGTCGCGCGCAACGGCCACGAAGCGGTCGATCAGGTGCTCGCGGCGATGGGCGACATCAGCGACGGCGCGAGCCGGATCGCAGAGATTACCGGCCTGATCGAGGGCATCGCGTTCCAGACCAACATCCTCGCGCTCAATGCGGCGGTCGAAGCGGCGCGCGCCGGCGACGAGGGGCGCGGCTTCGCGGTGGTCGCGGGCGAGGTGCGTTCGCTCGCGCAGCGCTCGTCGAGCGCCGCGAAGGAAATCAAGGAGCTGATCGCCAATTCGGTGGAGCGGATCCGCAACGGCGCGACCATCGCGGGCGACGCCGGCCGAACCATGAACGACGTCACCGAGGCCGTCGCGCGCGTGACCACGATCATGGCCGAGATCGCGACCGCGTCGGAGCAGCAGCGGCGCGGCATCGAACAGGTCAGCGTGGCGCTCACGCAGATGGACGCGGTGACGCAACAGAACGCGGCGCTCGTCGAGCAGGCGACGGCCGCGTCGCAGTCGCTCGAATCGCAGGGGCGGCAACTGGGTCATGCGGTCGCGTCGTTCAGCCTCGTGGAAACGGCGGGCTGA
- the otsA gene encoding alpha,alpha-trehalose-phosphate synthase (UDP-forming) — protein sequence MSRLIIVSNRVAPISEGEPAAGGLAIGVYDALKETGGMWFGWSGDVVASGAPQIHVEERGPVTFATIGLARRDYEQYYRGFSNATLWPTFHYRTDLIQYDRHEFEGYCRVNMWLAQQLVPLLHEDDVIWVHDYHLIPFAQALRAAGVKNRIGFFLHIPFPAAQVLVNVPPHRALVEALCAFDLLGFQTTSDLRAFCDYIEHEAGGTVEPGGRAVTVRAFGRTLGAGAYPIGVYPDEIAALAQAGQSGKAVRTLATSLRGRQLVMSVDRLDYSKGLVERFRAFEKLLEHEAAYRNHVSFLQIAPSTRADLRAYQDIRLQLEAESGRINGRFAELDWAPILYIHRQYERQLLAALYRLARVGYVTPLRDGMNLVAKEYVSAQDPEDPGVLVLSRFAGAAHELTGALIVNPIDIGGMADALSQALSMPLAERRARYADMIAQLRENNVSVWRDHFLTDLKSRPRA from the coding sequence ATGAGCCGCCTCATCATCGTATCGAACCGCGTCGCGCCGATTTCCGAAGGCGAGCCGGCGGCGGGCGGGCTCGCGATCGGGGTGTACGACGCGCTCAAGGAAACGGGCGGCATGTGGTTCGGCTGGAGCGGCGACGTGGTCGCCTCGGGCGCGCCCCAGATCCACGTCGAGGAGCGCGGCCCGGTCACGTTCGCGACGATCGGGCTCGCGCGGCGCGATTACGAGCAGTACTACCGCGGCTTCTCGAACGCGACGCTGTGGCCCACGTTTCACTACCGCACCGACCTGATCCAGTACGACCGCCACGAATTCGAGGGCTACTGCCGGGTCAACATGTGGCTCGCGCAGCAACTCGTGCCGCTGCTGCACGAGGACGATGTGATCTGGGTGCACGACTACCACCTGATCCCGTTCGCGCAGGCGCTGCGCGCGGCCGGCGTGAAGAACCGCATCGGCTTCTTCCTGCACATCCCGTTCCCGGCCGCGCAGGTGCTCGTCAACGTGCCGCCGCACCGGGCGCTCGTCGAGGCGCTGTGCGCGTTCGACCTGCTCGGCTTCCAGACCACCTCCGATCTGCGCGCCTTCTGCGACTACATCGAGCACGAGGCGGGCGGCACGGTCGAGCCGGGCGGGCGGGCCGTCACGGTGCGCGCGTTCGGCCGCACGCTCGGCGCGGGCGCCTATCCGATCGGCGTCTACCCGGACGAGATCGCCGCGCTCGCGCAGGCGGGCCAGAGCGGCAAGGCGGTGCGCACGCTCGCGACCTCGCTGCGCGGCCGGCAGCTCGTGATGAGCGTCGACCGGCTCGATTATTCGAAGGGGCTCGTCGAGCGCTTCCGCGCCTTCGAGAAGCTGCTCGAACACGAGGCCGCGTACCGCAACCATGTGTCGTTCCTGCAGATCGCGCCGTCGACGCGCGCGGACCTGCGCGCCTACCAGGACATCCGGCTCCAGCTCGAGGCCGAATCGGGGCGCATCAACGGGCGCTTCGCGGAACTCGACTGGGCGCCGATCCTGTACATCCACCGGCAGTACGAGCGCCAGCTGCTGGCCGCGCTGTACCGGCTCGCGCGCGTCGGCTACGTGACGCCGCTGCGCGACGGGATGAACCTGGTCGCGAAGGAATACGTGTCGGCGCAGGATCCCGAGGATCCGGGCGTGCTGGTGCTGTCGCGCTTCGCGGGCGCGGCGCACGAGCTGACGGGCGCGCTGATCGTCAATCCGATCGACATCGGCGGGATGGCGGACGCGCTGTCGCAGGCGCTGTCGATGCCGCTCGCCGAGCGGCGCGCGCGCTATGCGGACATGATCGCGCAGCTGCGCGAGAACAATGTATCGGTGTGGCGCGACCATTTCCTGACCGACCTGAAGTCGCGCCCGCGCGCCTGA
- a CDS encoding ABC transporter ATP-binding protein, producing the protein MEALTPAQRNAYNAKLSSYASRPLAFLFRYIRMHPVAHMIVLGSVLAAVGCALGSQYAIKHLIDVLAAGRHHPGPLWGAFALLVGLIAADNLLWRVGGWVAAHTFVAVTGDLRRDLFQYLSGHSPTYYAEKQPGTLASRITATSNAIYTAENTMAWNVLPPCIAVIGAILMIIVVNPLMALGLLGCSAVLAIVLFKLAGRGSVRHHNFASKAAAVDGELVDVIGNMGLVRAFGMTLREQKRFGATVKAEMDARQQSLLYLEKLRLLHAVITAMLSAGLLGWALWLWDRGQATSGDIVLVSSLGFTILHGTRDLAVALVDVTQHVARLSEAVRTLLEPHGMPDRSDAVLLAPRGGRVDFERVTFAYPKRRPILDHFDLHIEPGQRVGLIGKSGAGKSTVLALLQRFYDVQHGAIRIDGQDLATLTQDSLRQSIALVPQDISLFHRSIYENIAYGRPDASREAVLAAAREARCADFIEAMPEGYDTIVGDRGVKLSGGQRQRIAIARAILKDAPILLLDEATSALDSASEEAIQAALDRLMVGRTVIAIAHRLSTLRNFDRIIVMSTGKVIDDGSPEVLRNRPGLYRDLLAKQHHLPAPGGGADGERVA; encoded by the coding sequence TTGGAAGCTCTCACCCCTGCCCAGCGCAACGCATACAACGCGAAGCTCTCGAGCTACGCGAGCCGTCCGCTCGCTTTCCTGTTCCGCTACATCAGGATGCATCCCGTCGCGCACATGATCGTGCTCGGGAGCGTGCTGGCGGCCGTCGGCTGCGCGCTCGGCTCGCAATACGCGATCAAGCACCTGATCGACGTGCTCGCGGCCGGCCGCCACCATCCGGGGCCGCTGTGGGGCGCGTTCGCGCTCCTGGTCGGCCTGATCGCCGCCGACAACCTGCTGTGGCGCGTCGGCGGCTGGGTTGCCGCGCACACCTTCGTCGCGGTGACGGGCGACCTGCGGCGCGACTTGTTCCAGTACCTGAGCGGCCACTCCCCGACCTACTACGCGGAGAAGCAGCCGGGCACGCTCGCGAGCCGGATCACCGCGACCTCGAACGCCATCTACACCGCCGAGAACACGATGGCGTGGAACGTGCTGCCGCCGTGCATCGCGGTGATCGGCGCGATCCTGATGATCATCGTCGTCAATCCGCTGATGGCGCTCGGCCTGCTCGGCTGTTCGGCCGTGCTCGCGATCGTGCTGTTCAAGCTCGCGGGCCGCGGCTCGGTGCGCCATCACAATTTCGCATCGAAGGCCGCGGCCGTCGACGGCGAACTGGTCGACGTGATCGGCAACATGGGCCTCGTGCGCGCGTTCGGCATGACGCTGCGCGAGCAGAAACGCTTCGGCGCGACCGTCAAGGCGGAAATGGACGCGCGCCAGCAAAGCCTGCTGTATCTCGAGAAGCTGCGGCTGCTGCACGCGGTGATCACCGCGATGCTGTCGGCCGGCCTGCTCGGCTGGGCGCTGTGGCTGTGGGACCGCGGCCAGGCGACCTCGGGCGACATCGTGCTCGTCAGCTCGCTCGGCTTCACGATCCTGCACGGTACGCGCGATCTCGCCGTCGCGCTCGTCGACGTCACGCAGCACGTCGCGCGCCTCTCGGAGGCCGTCCGGACCCTGCTCGAACCGCACGGCATGCCGGATCGCTCCGACGCCGTCCTGCTCGCGCCGCGCGGCGGCCGCGTCGATTTCGAGCGGGTCACGTTCGCGTACCCGAAGCGCCGGCCGATCCTCGACCACTTCGACCTGCACATCGAGCCCGGCCAGCGCGTCGGCCTGATCGGCAAGTCGGGCGCCGGCAAGTCGACCGTGCTCGCGCTGCTGCAGCGCTTCTACGACGTGCAGCACGGCGCGATCAGGATCGACGGCCAGGATCTCGCCACGCTCACGCAGGACAGCCTGCGCCAGTCGATCGCGCTGGTGCCGCAGGACATCTCGCTGTTCCATCGCTCGATCTACGAGAACATCGCGTACGGCCGTCCCGACGCAAGCCGCGAGGCGGTGCTCGCCGCCGCGCGCGAGGCGCGCTGCGCCGACTTCATCGAGGCGATGCCGGAAGGCTACGACACGATCGTCGGCGACCGCGGCGTGAAGCTGTCGGGCGGCCAGCGGCAGCGCATCGCGATCGCGCGCGCGATCCTCAAGGATGCGCCGATCCTGCTGCTCGACGAGGCGACCTCGGCGCTCGACAGCGCCTCCGAGGAAGCGATCCAGGCCGCGCTCGACCGCCTGATGGTCGGCCGCACCGTGATCGCGATCGCGCACCGGCTGTCGACGCTGCGCAACTTCGACCGGATCATCGTGATGAGCACCGGCAAGGTGATCGACGACGGCAGCCCCGAGGTCCTGCGCAATCGTCCCGGCCTGTACCGCGACCTGCTCGCGAAGCAGCACCACCTGCCCGCGCCCGGCGGCGGCGCGGACGGCGAACGCGTCGCCTGA